The Channa argus isolate prfri chromosome 14, Channa argus male v1.0, whole genome shotgun sequence genome includes a window with the following:
- the stard3nl gene encoding STARD3 N-terminal-like protein, whose amino-acid sequence MDSQRSSISDSLLAATGRGSVNTMPICVRGESYEAGEKKCISDVRRTFCLFVTFDLLFITLLWIIELNVKGSIPKQLIKEVLEYNYKASFFDIFLLAVFRFAVLILAYAVCRLRHWWAIAITTAVSSGFLIVKVIVSKLLSQGAFGYLLPIISFVLAWIETWLLDFKVLPQEAEDENRYRSLVVAAEGPPLMNPGPMSEGQFYSPPESLADSDEELDDKHDPEKGLLQKVT is encoded by the exons ATGGACAGCCAACGCAGCAGCATCTCCGACTCGCTCCTGGCTGCTACAGGGAGGGGGTCTGTCAACACCATGCCCATCTGTGTGAGGGGGGAGTCGTACGAAGCCGGGGAGAAGAAGTGCATCTCTGATGTACGGAGGACTTTCTGCCTCTTTGTCACCTTTGACCTCTTGTTCATCACGTTGCTCTGGATCATAGAGCTCAAT GTGAAGGGCAGCATTCCGAAGCAGCTCATTAAAGAAGTCCTGGAATACAACTACAAGGCCTCCTTCTTCGACATCTTT CTTCTGGCCGTGTTCAGGTTTGCCGTCCTCATCTTGGCCTACGCTGTGTGCAGGCTCCGCCACTGGTGGGCCATCGCT ATCACCACTGCAGTCAGCTCTGGTTTCCTCATCGTTAAAGTCATTGTGTCCAAG ctgctgTCTCAGGGGGCCTTCGGGTACCTGCTGCCCATCATCTCCTTCGTGTTGGCCTGGATAGAAACATGGCTGCTTGACTTTAAAGTTCTGCCTCAGGAGGCTGAAGATGAAAACA gataTCGGTCTTTGGTTGTCGCTGCAGAGGGACCTCCCCTCATGAATCCAGGTCCCATGTCTGAGGGCCAGTTCTACTCTCCACCAGAGTCTTTGGCAG ACTCTGATGAGGAACTGGATGataaacatgatccagaaaaAGGGCTCCTTCAGAAGGTGACTTAA
- the LOC137140561 gene encoding tripartite motif-containing protein 16-like → MAQKGVQLDQETITCSICLDLLKDPVTIPCGHSYCLNCIKTHWDLEDGKKLHSCPQCRQTFTLRPVLVKNTILAVLVEELKKTGLQATPADHCYAGPEDVACDFCTGRKLKAVKSCLMCLVSYCEKHLQPHYDVAQLKKHKLVEPSKNLQENICSRHDEVMKMFCRTDQQCVCYLCSVDEHKGHDTVSAEAERTERQRELEGSRQQIQQRIQDRDKDVKVLQQEVEALNCSAEETVEDSEKIFTELIRLIEKRSSEVKQQIRSQQETEVSRVKELQEKLEQEITELKRKDAELEQLSHTEDHNQFLHNYPSLSQLSESTDTTSINIRPLRYFEDVTAAVSELRDQLQDILRETWTNISSLVTQVDVLLSQPEPKTRAGFLKYSCEITLDPNTANEYLLLSEGNRKVTLRSEQQSYFTHPDRFTKYCQVLSKESLTERCYWEVKWRGTGVYVAVAYKNISRAGSLNECGFGRNDKSWALNCHQNNYYFWFNNIRTPVSGPQSSRIGVYLDHRAGILSFYSVSETMTLLHRVQTTFTQPLHAGLWFSYYGDNAVFWDLK, encoded by the coding sequence ATGGCGCAGAAAGGAGTTCAGCTGGACCAAGAAACTATTACTTGTTCGATCTGTCTGGATCTACTGAAGGATCCAGTAACTATTCCGTGTGGACACAGTTACTGTCTGAACTGTATTAAAACCCACTGGGATCTTGAGGATGGTAAGAAACTCCacagctgtcctcagtgtagacagaccttcacacTGAGACCTGTCCTGGTAAAAAACACCATATTAGCAGTTttagtggaggagctgaagaagactggactccaagctactcctgctgatcactgctatgctggaccTGAAGATGTGGCCTGTGATTTCTGCactgggagaaaactgaaagctgtgAAGTCCTGTTTGATGTGTCTGGTCtcttactgtgagaaacacctgcagcctcattatgatgtagcacagttaaaaaaacacaagctggtggagccctccaagaacctccaggagaacatctgctctcgtcacgatgaggtgatgaagatgttctgtcgtactgatcagcagtgtgtctgttatctctgctctgtggatgaacataaaggccacgacacagtctcagctgaagcagaaaggactgagaggcagagagagctcgaggggagtcgacaacaaatccagcagagaatccaggacagagacaaagatgtgaaggtgcttcaacaggaggtggaggctctCAATTGCTCTGCTGAGGaaacagtggaggacagtgagaagatcttcactgagctgatccgtctcattgagaaaagaagctctgaggtgaagcagcagatcagatcccagcaggaaactgaagtgagtcgagtcaaagagcttcaggagaagctggagcaggagatcactgagctgaagaggaaagatgctgagctggagcagctctcacacacagaggatcacaaCCAGTTTCTACACAACTACCCCTCACTGTCACAACTCAGTGAATCTACAGATACAACCAgtatcaacatccgtcctctgagatactttgaggatgtgacagcagctgtgtcagagctcagagatcaaCTACAGGACATTCTGAGAGAGACATGGacaaacatctcatcattagtgactcaagtggatgttttactgTCACAACCAGAACCAAAGACCAGAGCtggattcttaaaatattcatgtgaaatcacactggatccaaacacagcaaatgaatatctgttattatctgagggaaacagaaaagtaacattaaggagCGAGCAACAGAGTTATTTTACTCACCCAGACAGATTTACTAAGTATTGTCAGGTCCTGAGCAAAGAGAGTTTGACTGAacgttgttactgggaggtgaAGTGGAGAGGGACAGGAGTCTATGTAGCAGTTGCATACAAGAAcatcagcagagcagggagCTTGAATGAATGTGGGTTTGGACGCAATGACAAATCTTGGGCATTGAATTGTCaccaaaataattattatttttggttcaACAATATCAGAACTCcagtctcaggtcctcagtcctccagaataggagtgtacctggatcacagagcaggtattctgtccttctacagtgtctctgaaaccatgactctcctccacagagtccagaccacattcactcagcctctacatgctggactttGGTTTTCCTACTACGGCGACAATGCTGTTTTTTGGGATCTTAAATAG
- the LOC137140565 gene encoding tripartite motif-containing protein 16-like: MAQKEVQLDRETISCSICLDLLKVPVTIHCGHSYCLNCINSFWDEEDGKKLHSCPQCRQTFTPRPVLVKNTMLAVLVEELKKTGLQATPGNHCYAGPKDVACDVCTGRKMKAVKSCLVCLASYCEKHLQPHYESPTFKKHKLVEPSKNLQENICPRHDEVMKMFCRTDQQSICYHCPVDEHKGHDTVSAAAERTERQRELEGSRQQIQQRIQDREKDVKVLQQEVEALNRSAEKTVEDSEKIFTELIRLIEKRSSEVKQQIRSQQETEVSRVKELQEKLEQEITELKRKDAELEQLSHTEDHNQFLHNYPSLSKLSESTHTSSINIRPLRYFEDVTAAVSELRDQLQDILRQTWTNISSLVTQVDVLLPQAEPKTRAGFLKYSREITLNPNTANVHLLLSDGNRKATFKSQYQNYCSHLERFGAEWQVLSRESLTGRCYWEVEVRGKGLYVAVAYKNISRAGSLNECRFGFNDKSWALRCDHYSYKYLYNNIHTPVSGPRSSTIGVYLDHRAGILSFYSVSETMTLLHRVQTTFTQPLHAGLLLFDQEGTNVILRQLQNVQQK, translated from the coding sequence ATGGCGCAGAAAGAAGTTCAGCTGGACCGAGAAACCATTTCTTGTTCAATCTGTCTGGATCTACTGAAGGTTCCAGTGACTATTCACTGTGGACACAGTTACTGTCTGAACTGTATTAATAGTTTCTGGGATGAAGAGGATGGTAAGAAACTCCacagctgtcctcagtgtagacagaccttcacacCGAGACCTGTCCTggtgaaaaacaccatgttagcagttttagtggaggagctgaagaagactggactCCAAGCTACTCCTGGTaatcactgctatgctggaccTAAAGATGTGGCCTGTGATGTCTGTACTGGGAGAAAAATGAAAGCTGTTAAGtcctgtttggtttgtttggcctcttactgtgagaaacacctgcagcctcATTATGAATCTCCtacttttaaaaagcacaagctggtggagcccTCCAAGAACCTCCAGGAGAACATCTGCCCTCGtcatgatgaggtgatgaagatgttcTGCCGTACTGATCAGCAGAGTATCTGTTATCATTGTCCTGtggatgaacataaaggccacgacacagtctcagctgcagcagaaaggactgagaggcagagagagctcgaggggagtcgacaacaaatccagcagagaatccaggacagagagaaagatgtgaaggtgcttcaacaggaggtggaggctctcaatcgctctgctgagaaaacagtggaggacagtgagaagatcttcactgagctgatccgtctcattgagaaaagaagctctgaggtgaagcagcagatcagatcccagcaggaaactgaagtgagtcgagtcaaagagcttcaggagaagctggagcaggagatcactgagcttaagaggaaagatgctgagctggagcagctctcacacacagaggatcacaaCCAGTTTCTACACAACTACCCCTCACTGTCAAAACTCAGTGAATCTACACATACATCCAGcatcaacatccgtcctctgagatactttgaggatgtgacagcagctgtgtcagagctcagagatcaaCTACAGGACATtctgagacagacatggacaaacatctcatcattagtgactcaagtggatgttttactgCCACAAGCAGAACCAAAGACCAGAGCtggattcttaaaatattcacgTGAAATCACACTgaatccaaacacagcaaatgtaCATCTGTTATTATCTGATGGAAATagaaaagcaacatttaaaagTCAATATCAAAATTACTGCAGTCATCTAGAACGATTTGGTGCAGAGTGGCaggtcctgagcagagagagtctaactggacgttgttactgggaggtTGAGGTGAGAGGGAAAGGACTCTATGTAGCTGTTGCATACAAGAAcatcagcagagcagggagCTTGAATGAATGTAGATTTGGATTCAATGACAAATCTTGGGCACTAAGATGTGACCATTATAGttataaatatttgtacaaTAATATTCATACTCCAGTCTCAGGTCCTCGGTCCTCCACAAtaggagtgtacctggatcacagagcaggtattctgtccttctacagtgtctctgaaaccatgactctcctccacagagtccagaccacattcactcagcctctacatgctggTCTTTTGCTTTTCGATCAAGAAggtacaaatgttattttaaggCAACTTCAGAATGTGCAACAAAAATGA
- the LOC137140566 gene encoding tripartite motif-containing protein 16-like translates to MAQKGVQLYRKTFSCSICLDLLKVPVTIPCGHSYCLNCIKTHWDEEDGKKLHSCPQCRQTFTLRPALVKNTMLAELVEQMKKPEVPVLSAPADHCYARPEDVACDFCTGRKLKAVKSCLVCLASYCQKHLQPHYESPAFKKHKLVEPSKNLQENICSRHDEVMKMFCRTDQQCICYLCSVDEHRGHDTVSAAAERTERQRELEGSRQQIQQRIQDREKDVKVLQQEVEALNRSAEKTAEDSEKIFTELIRLIEKRRSEVKQQIRSQQESEVSRVKELQEKLEQEITELKRKDAELEQLSHTEDHNQFLHNYPSLSQLSESTDTSSINIRPLRYFEDVTAAVSELRDQLQDILRQTWTNISSLVTQVDVLLSQPEPEPTNRTGFLNYSKEIKMDPNTVNTKLLLSNGNRKAIKMRQQQAYSSHRDRFTSWFQVLSKKSLTGRSYWEVEWRGDGVYIAVAYKNISRSGSLNECGFGHNDKSWALQCTPISFTFWFNNIKTSVSGPQSSRIGVYLDHRAGILSFYSVSETMYLLHRVQTTFTQPLYAGFWLYCSDGDTVEFSKTN, encoded by the coding sequence ATGGCGCAGAAAGGAGTTCAACTGTACCGAAAAACCTTTTCCTGTTCGATCTGTCTGGATCTACTGAAGGTTCCAGTGactattccctgtggacacagttactgtctgaactgtattaaaacccactgggatgaagaggatggaaagaaactccacagctgtcctcagtgtagacagaccttcacacTGAGACCTGCCCTGGTAAAAAACACCATGTTGGCTGAATTAGTGGAACAGATGAAGAAACCTGAGGTTCCAGTTCTCTCAgctcctgctgatcactgctatgctCGACCTGAAGATGTGGCCTGTGATTTCTGTactgggagaaaactgaaagctgttaagTCCTGTCTGGTTTGTTTGGCCTCTTACTGTcagaaacacctgcagcctcATTATGAATCTCCcgcttttaaaaaacacaagctggtggagccctccaagaacctccaggagaacatctgctctcgtcacgatgaggtgatgaagatgttctgccgtactgatcagcagtgtatctgttatctctgctctgtggatgaacatagaggccacgacacagtctcagctgcagcagaaaggactgagaggcagagagagctcgaggggagtcgacaacaaatccagcagagaatccaggacagagagaaagatgtgaaggtgcttcaacaggaggtggaggctctcaatcgctctgctgagaaaacagcggaggacagtgagaagatcttcactgagctgatccgtCTCATAGAGAAAAGAAGGtctgaggtgaagcagcagatcagatcccagcaggaatctgaagtgagtcgagtcaaagagcttcaggagaagctggagcaggagatcactgagctgaagaggaaagatgctgagctggagcagctctcacacacagaggatcacaaCCAGTTTCTACACAACTACCCTTCACTGTCACAACTCAGTGAATCTACAGATACATCCAGcatcaacatccgtcctctgagatactttgaggatgtgacagcagctgtgtcagagctcaggGATCAACTACAGGACATtctgagacagacatggacaaacatctcatcattagtgactcaagtggatgttttactgTCACAACCAGAACCAGAACCAACAAATAGAACaggatttttaaattattcaaaagaaatcaaaatggatccaaacacagtaaacacaaaacTCTTATTATCTAATGGAAATcgaaaagcaataaaaatgagACAACAACAAGCTTATTCTAGTCATAGAGACAGATTCACTTCATGGTTTCAGGTCCTGAGCAAAAAGAGTCTGACTGGGCGtagttactgggaggtggagtggagagggGATGGAGTTTATATAGCAGTCGCATACAAGAACATCAGTAGAAGTGGGAGCTTGAATGAATGTGGATTTGGACACAATGACAAATCTTGGGCTTTACAATGTACTCCcatcagttttacattttggttcaacaatattaaaacttCAGTCTCTggtcctcagtcctccagaataggagtgtacctggatcacagagcaggtattctgtctttctacagtgtctctgaaaccatgTATCTCCtgcacagagtccagaccacattcactcagcctctctATGCTGGTTTTTGGCTTTACTGTTCTGATGGAGACACTGTTGAGTTCTCTAAGACCAACTAG